Genomic segment of Cytobacillus suaedae:
TAACAATAATAATGGCTAGTCCATAGTTCTCGTTCGTTAACTCAGCAAAATATGTAATAAGCCATGAAAGTGGATATACGATATACGAATTCCAAAATCCTTCACTTTTTTCAGTAATTGGCTCATTGATTTCTGTACAACCAGTTAACAGCAATAAAAGAGCAATTAATGTACTAAACAGTAATATTCGCCTTTTCAACCGAATTTCCTCCTAAAAGTAGTAGATTCCAATGATAATTACAGATAAGAAGCCTCTATGTATTTTATCACCTTTCACCTAAAATTTCTTTGAAAACCTTAAATTTATCACTTATATTTTAAATTCAATACCTTAGCCAGTTTCATAACATGTCTTAAGCTATTGGTTACTTCATAATAATCCATTTCAGATGTAGGTTTTCTAGCAATAACAATATAGTCCTTATTTTGATCAAGATATTCTTGATGCTCAAGGAAAAACTGCCTTATTAATCGTTTTATACGATTTCGTGTAACTGCATT
This window contains:
- the rnpA gene encoding ribonuclease P protein component — translated: MKKEFRIKDNKDFQTVFQKGISTANRQFVVYVLEKEQQHFRIGLSVSKKIGNAVTRNRIKRLIRQFFLEHQEYLDQNKDYIVIARKPTSEMDYYEVTNSLRHVMKLAKVLNLKYK